From a single Micromonospora sp. WMMD1102 genomic region:
- a CDS encoding helix-turn-helix transcriptional regulator has protein sequence MSEGSNEEMREMRVQNRLRELVAEEVRALLGRRQMSGAKLATAIDRSEMYVSRRLRGETAFDLDDLERIAGVLGVQVADLLPKREGADTLT, from the coding sequence ATGAGTGAGGGGTCGAACGAGGAGATGCGCGAGATGCGCGTACAGAACCGGCTCCGCGAGCTGGTCGCCGAAGAGGTCCGAGCGCTGCTCGGACGCAGGCAGATGAGCGGCGCCAAGCTGGCAACCGCCATCGACCGCTCGGAGATGTACGTGTCCAGGCGCCTACGCGGCGAGACGGCGTTCGACCTGGACGACCTAGAGCGGATCGCCGGAGTACTCGGGGTCCAGGTCGCCGACCTGCTTCCCAAGCGCGAGGGTGCAGATACCCTTACGTAA
- a CDS encoding helix-turn-helix transcriptional regulator, with amino-acid sequence MTRPQTLAVTAAAEVRAEMGRQRISAAALARALGVSDMYLSRRLSGDDPIPFDLSEIERIAEALGVPVGNFLPSLTRAAASTADAA; translated from the coding sequence ATGACTCGCCCCCAAACGCTCGCCGTTACGGCCGCCGCCGAGGTGCGCGCCGAGATGGGCAGGCAGCGCATCAGCGCCGCCGCGCTCGCCCGCGCCCTGGGCGTCAGCGACATGTACCTCTCCCGCCGGCTCTCCGGCGACGACCCGATCCCGTTCGACCTGTCCGAGATCGAGCGCATCGCTGAAGCGCTCGGCGTGCCGGTCGGCAACTTCCTGCCGAGCCTGACCCGCGCCGCCGCCAGCACGGCCGACGCCGCGTGA
- a CDS encoding lambda-exonuclease family protein yields the protein MTAVELLPAAEATPDNPRWHELRRAGVTASEVAALVGISPWDSAFSLYHRKANGWEVEDNEDLSNGRRCEPVIAEWWADTHPDAVVCPAGLYASQARPWQLATPDRLVHMACPCCDGSGGGCGCGGGFGISLCVDCRGTGAGGPAHAVLECKWTARWDGWGEPDTDEIPVYYRAQVLWQCDVLDVDEWHLAMLGPGGFRAYHGRRDEKDLRILRGAAAVHIAQRAAGTPPPIDDHPATATALKALHPSVEDFDVEVPVELAEGYRRARALRQRIERVVDGYEARIRAAIGSGRRAMCNGRLVASRSVYDQSGDTAELTALEDDWPVVDRLNPGRSATYA from the coding sequence ATGACCGCCGTTGAGCTGCTGCCCGCCGCCGAGGCCACCCCGGACAATCCGCGCTGGCACGAGCTGCGCCGGGCCGGGGTCACCGCGTCCGAGGTCGCCGCGCTGGTCGGCATCAGCCCGTGGGACTCGGCGTTCTCGCTCTACCACCGGAAGGCCAACGGCTGGGAGGTAGAGGACAACGAGGACCTGTCCAACGGTCGCCGCTGCGAGCCGGTCATCGCAGAGTGGTGGGCGGACACCCACCCGGACGCGGTCGTGTGTCCAGCCGGCCTGTACGCCAGCCAAGCCCGACCGTGGCAGCTCGCCACCCCGGACCGACTGGTGCACATGGCCTGCCCGTGCTGTGACGGATCCGGCGGCGGCTGCGGTTGCGGCGGTGGCTTCGGCATCTCGCTCTGCGTGGACTGCCGGGGCACCGGTGCCGGCGGCCCGGCCCACGCGGTGCTGGAGTGCAAGTGGACCGCCCGCTGGGACGGCTGGGGCGAGCCCGACACCGATGAGATCCCCGTCTACTACCGGGCCCAGGTGCTCTGGCAGTGCGACGTCCTCGACGTCGATGAGTGGCACCTGGCGATGCTCGGCCCCGGCGGCTTCCGGGCCTACCACGGCCGCCGGGATGAGAAAGACCTCCGGATCCTGCGCGGTGCGGCGGCCGTGCACATCGCCCAGCGCGCCGCCGGCACCCCGCCGCCGATCGATGACCACCCGGCGACCGCGACCGCGCTGAAGGCGCTCCACCCGTCGGTGGAGGACTTCGACGTGGAGGTGCCGGTCGAGCTGGCCGAGGGCTACCGGCGGGCGCGGGCGCTGCGGCAGCGGATCGAGCGGGTGGTCGACGGCTACGAGGCCCGGATTCGGGCGGCGATCGGCTCGGGCCGCCGGGCGATGTGCAACGGCCGGCTGGTCGCGTCCCGGTCGGTCTACGACCAGTCCGGCGACACGGCCGAGCTGACCGCGCTGGAAGACGACTGGCCGGTCGTGGACCGGCTCAACCCCGGCCGATCGGCCACCTACGCCTGA
- a CDS encoding recombinase RecT, producing MAETIANAVAQRDNSPAGLIKQYSTSFAQVLPSHVKAETWVRLAQGALKRGRRVDDKPTNPFELEQAAANNPGVFLAALLDAARLGLDPGTEQYYLTPRKQRGRLEILGIVGYQGHIELMYRAGAVSSIVAEVVREHDEYRYQRGVDEVPVHRFTPFAGEAERGPLLGVYAYARMKDGAVSRVVELGRDDIARIKQSSQGSDSKYSPWVNHEPAMWLKSAVRQLQKWVPTSAEYRREQLRAAAEAQRVAAEPVMPEGTAAAQADYIDGDVVEDAADVPGDVPPVGPDAEPWPETATPGGQP from the coding sequence GTGGCTGAGACCATCGCGAACGCCGTCGCCCAGCGGGACAACTCCCCGGCCGGCCTGATCAAGCAGTACTCGACCAGCTTCGCCCAGGTGCTCCCCTCGCACGTCAAGGCAGAGACGTGGGTTCGGCTCGCCCAGGGCGCACTGAAGCGGGGCAGGCGGGTCGATGACAAGCCCACCAACCCGTTCGAGCTGGAACAGGCCGCCGCGAACAACCCCGGCGTGTTCCTCGCCGCGCTGCTCGACGCCGCCCGGCTCGGCCTGGACCCCGGCACCGAGCAGTACTACCTGACCCCGCGCAAGCAGCGCGGCCGGCTGGAGATTCTCGGCATCGTCGGCTACCAGGGCCACATCGAGCTGATGTACCGGGCCGGCGCCGTATCCAGCATCGTCGCCGAGGTCGTCCGCGAGCACGACGAATACCGGTACCAGCGCGGCGTCGATGAAGTGCCGGTGCACCGGTTCACGCCGTTCGCGGGCGAGGCCGAGCGGGGCCCGCTGCTCGGCGTCTACGCGTACGCGCGGATGAAGGACGGCGCGGTGTCGCGGGTGGTCGAGCTGGGCCGCGACGACATAGCCCGGATCAAGCAGTCGTCGCAGGGGTCCGACTCGAAGTACTCGCCGTGGGTCAACCACGAGCCCGCGATGTGGCTGAAGTCGGCGGTCCGGCAGCTCCAGAAGTGGGTGCCGACCAGCGCCGAGTACCGCCGGGAGCAGCTCAGGGCGGCGGCCGAGGCGCAGCGGGTGGCGGCCGAGCCGGTGATGCCGGAGGGGACGGCAGCCGCGCAGGCGGACTACATCGACGGGGACGTGGTGGAGGACGCCGCCGACGTGCCGGGCGACGTGCCGCCGGTCGGGCCGGACGCCGAGCCCTGGCCGGAGACGGCCACGCCGGGCGGCCAGCCGTGA
- a CDS encoding crossover junction endodeoxyribonuclease RuvC, with the protein MTLRAVAIDLALRATGLSWTCDHHAKPKPGTRTVWADRLAGHQRIHHILTDVAAAIACRPHIVAIEAMYAGTGKGGTPLRLAELHGVVTHFLWTKKVPYVYVEPQQIKIYVTGNGNADKTQVTEAVIAEYGHLAHVGTEHEADSFGLLALAAHAYDAPLTTVLNPKRTRAITSVRWPDLAGAR; encoded by the coding sequence GTGACCCTGCGCGCCGTCGCGATCGACCTCGCTCTCCGGGCCACCGGCCTGAGCTGGACGTGCGACCACCACGCCAAGCCGAAGCCCGGCACCCGCACCGTCTGGGCCGACCGGCTCGCCGGCCACCAGCGGATCCACCACATCCTCACCGATGTCGCCGCGGCCATCGCCTGCCGGCCGCACATCGTGGCCATCGAGGCGATGTACGCCGGCACCGGCAAGGGCGGCACCCCGCTCCGGCTCGCCGAGTTGCACGGGGTGGTGACCCACTTTCTGTGGACGAAGAAGGTTCCGTACGTCTACGTCGAGCCGCAGCAGATCAAGATCTACGTCACCGGGAACGGGAACGCGGACAAGACGCAGGTCACCGAGGCGGTCATCGCCGAGTACGGGCACCTGGCCCACGTCGGCACCGAGCACGAGGCCGACTCGTTCGGACTGCTGGCCCTGGCCGCGCACGCCTACGACGCGCCGCTGACCACCGTGCTGAACCCGAAGCGAACGCGGGCGATCACGTCGGTGCGCTGGCCGGACCTGGCGGGTGCGCGGTGA
- a CDS encoding phage Gp37/Gp68 family protein has translation MGDGSTIEWTEATWNPTTGCDRISPGCDNCYALTLAKRLKAMGSAKYQTDGDPRTSGPGFGVAVHQSALTEPLRWRAPRTVFVNSMSDLFHARVPREFVAQAFGVMARTPQHTYQILTKRPERMLRLVGEEIDGGVTLLEAADEAGLTDTAQTLYEAAWPLPNVWLGTSIELDRYAGRACPLRATSAAVRFISAEPLLGPLPSLDLTGIDWLIAGGESGPGARSVDPGWVRDLRDRCQASGVAFFFKQWGGRTPKAGGRELDGRTWDEYPDRP, from the coding sequence ATGGGTGACGGCAGCACCATCGAGTGGACCGAAGCCACCTGGAACCCCACCACCGGCTGCGACCGGATCAGCCCCGGCTGCGACAACTGCTACGCCCTCACCCTCGCGAAGCGGCTCAAGGCCATGGGGTCGGCGAAGTACCAGACCGACGGTGACCCGCGCACCAGCGGCCCCGGCTTCGGGGTTGCCGTCCACCAGTCGGCGCTGACCGAGCCGCTGCGGTGGCGGGCGCCCCGGACCGTGTTCGTCAACTCGATGTCCGACCTGTTCCACGCCCGCGTCCCGCGCGAGTTCGTCGCCCAGGCCTTCGGCGTCATGGCCCGGACCCCGCAGCACACCTACCAGATCCTGACGAAGCGGCCCGAGCGGATGCTGCGGCTGGTCGGTGAAGAGATCGACGGCGGGGTGACGCTGCTGGAGGCGGCCGACGAAGCCGGTCTCACGGACACCGCCCAGACCCTCTACGAGGCCGCCTGGCCGCTGCCGAACGTGTGGCTCGGCACGTCGATCGAGCTGGACCGGTACGCCGGCCGCGCGTGCCCGCTCCGGGCTACGTCCGCCGCCGTCCGATTCATCTCCGCCGAGCCGCTACTCGGCCCGCTGCCCTCGCTCGATCTGACCGGCATCGACTGGCTGATCGCCGGGGGCGAGTCCGGGCCCGGCGCCCGCTCGGTCGACCCGGGATGGGTGCGGGACCTGCGGGACCGGTGCCAGGCGTCCGGGGTCGCCTTCTTCTTCAAGCAGTGGGGCGGGCGGACACCGAAGGCCGGCGGGCGCGAGCTGGACGGCCGCACCTGGGACGAGTACCCGGACCGGCCGTGA
- a CDS encoding DNA adenine methylase, producing MRPPVPYHGGKQRIADQIVALLPPHEHYVEPYCGGLSVLLAKPRSRMETVNDLDGELVTYWRVLRDRPGDLEVAVGLTPHSRAEHVAAFTPAADDLEVARRVHVRLTQGVNARLRPTGWRWHRKTAGGSTMTGYLAWYRDRIPAAAERLVGVSLDCRPALEVAREYGTEPSALLYVDPPYPAEVRNSSNYRCEMSDPADHRELAKALHECRAAVVVSGYACDLYDRELYPDWHRHEIAAQTTQGGSAKATAEVLWSNRPLGVQGALFDVGGRSA from the coding sequence GTGAGGCCGCCCGTGCCGTACCACGGCGGGAAGCAGCGGATCGCCGACCAAATCGTCGCGCTGCTGCCGCCGCACGAGCACTACGTGGAGCCGTACTGCGGCGGGCTGTCGGTACTGCTGGCCAAGCCTCGCAGCCGGATGGAGACCGTCAACGACCTCGACGGCGAGCTGGTGACGTACTGGCGCGTGCTGCGAGATCGTCCCGGCGACCTCGAGGTGGCGGTTGGGCTCACCCCGCACTCCCGCGCCGAACACGTCGCCGCCTTCACTCCCGCCGCCGATGACCTCGAGGTGGCCCGCCGGGTCCACGTCCGACTGACGCAAGGCGTCAACGCCCGACTGCGGCCCACCGGCTGGCGCTGGCATCGGAAGACAGCCGGCGGGTCCACGATGACCGGCTACCTCGCCTGGTACCGCGACAGGATCCCCGCCGCCGCCGAGCGCCTTGTGGGAGTGTCGCTCGACTGCCGCCCCGCGCTCGAGGTGGCGCGCGAGTACGGCACCGAACCGTCGGCGCTGTTGTACGTCGACCCGCCGTACCCGGCCGAGGTTCGCAACAGCAGTAACTACCGGTGCGAGATGTCCGACCCGGCAGATCACCGCGAACTGGCCAAGGCACTCCACGAGTGCCGCGCCGCGGTCGTCGTGTCCGGGTACGCGTGCGACCTCTACGACCGGGAGCTGTACCCCGACTGGCACCGCCACGAGATCGCCGCCCAGACCACGCAGGGCGGCTCAGCGAAGGCGACCGCCGAGGTGCTCTGGTCGAACCGCCCGCTCGGCGTCCAGGGTGCCCTGTTCGACGTCGGGGGGCGGTCGGCATGA